Proteins encoded by one window of Erythrobacter sp.:
- a CDS encoding SDR family oxidoreductase: MSGGELRPEGSRAIYPSLAGRKVIVSGGGSGIGEGIVEAFARQGSAVAFVDVQEDMSEALIARLQDAAIPPHFVHCDITDCEDYGHKIGKMIERLGGCDVLINNAANDDRHKVLDVTPAYWDERMAVNLKHQFFAAKAAVPAMRAAGGGAIINMGSISWHLGLEDLTIYQTAKAAIEGLTRSLARELGRDNIRVNTIIPGNVQTPRQMKWYTPEGEAEIVAAQCLDGRIMPVDIAAMALFLASDDARYCTAHNYWVDAGWR, encoded by the coding sequence ATGAGCGGAGGGGAGCTGCGACCGGAGGGGTCGCGCGCAATCTACCCGTCGCTGGCCGGCCGCAAGGTCATCGTCAGCGGCGGCGGATCGGGTATCGGCGAAGGGATTGTCGAGGCATTCGCGCGGCAGGGCAGCGCGGTGGCCTTTGTCGACGTGCAGGAAGACATGAGCGAGGCGTTGATCGCGCGCTTGCAGGACGCGGCGATCCCGCCGCATTTCGTCCATTGCGACATCACCGATTGCGAGGATTACGGCCACAAGATCGGCAAGATGATCGAACGGCTGGGTGGCTGCGACGTGCTGATCAACAACGCCGCCAACGATGATCGGCATAAGGTGCTGGATGTCACGCCTGCCTATTGGGACGAGCGGATGGCGGTGAACCTGAAGCACCAGTTCTTCGCCGCGAAGGCCGCCGTGCCCGCGATGCGCGCGGCGGGCGGTGGCGCGATCATCAACATGGGTTCGATCAGCTGGCACCTGGGGCTGGAGGACCTGACGATCTACCAGACCGCCAAGGCCGCCATCGAGGGGCTGACCCGCAGCCTGGCGCGCGAACTGGGGCGGGACAATATCCGCGTCAACACCATCATTCCCGGCAATGTACAGACACCCCGGCAAATGAAATGGTACACGCCCGAAGGCGAGGCGGAAATTGTTGCCGCGCAATGCCTGGACGGGCGGATCATGCCGGTCGATATTGCTGCAATGGCGCTTTTCCTGGCGTCGGACGATGCGCGCTATTGCACCGCGCACAATTACTGGGTGGATGCCGGATGGAGATAA
- a CDS encoding aldehyde dehydrogenase family protein has product MGGAFTGAADTLESINPSDTAEIVARFPQGDAAHVEAAVSAAQDAQKGWADASPEVRADLLEKIAQALFARSAEIGELLAREEGKLRGEGVGETLRAARIFRYFAGEALRRHGLTLESTRPGLDVATYREAVGPVGLITPWNFPIAIPAWKAAPALAFGNTVVIAPSNETPAVAHMLAEIIHEAGVPAGVFNMVLGGGDAGAALVEHDGIVAISFTGSQATGAKVLAGAAAKQKRVQLEMGGKNPLVVCADADLDKAVSIAADGGFFQTGQRCTASSRVIVEDAIHDAFVEKLAAKAQSLKVGGALAEGTQVGPANSARQLEQNFRYVGIACDEGGRLVAGGEQALAETQGHFMQPTVIADTAPEMRINNEEVFGPVVSTVRVKDYDEALAVANRGTFGLSAGIVTTSLSKARDFRKNIKAGMVMVNLPTAGVDYHVPFGGTRGSSYGGREQGFAAVEFYTQIKTVYTGD; this is encoded by the coding sequence ATCGGCGGTGCCTTCACCGGCGCGGCCGACACGCTCGAAAGCATCAACCCTTCGGACACCGCCGAGATCGTCGCCCGCTTCCCGCAGGGCGATGCGGCCCATGTCGAAGCTGCCGTTTCTGCGGCGCAGGACGCGCAGAAGGGCTGGGCCGATGCCAGCCCCGAAGTGCGCGCCGACCTGCTGGAGAAGATTGCCCAGGCCCTGTTCGCCCGCTCCGCCGAGATCGGCGAATTGCTGGCGCGCGAGGAAGGCAAGCTGCGCGGCGAAGGCGTGGGCGAAACGCTGCGCGCCGCACGCATCTTCCGCTATTTCGCGGGCGAGGCGCTGCGCCGTCATGGGCTGACGCTCGAATCGACACGCCCCGGCCTCGATGTTGCCACCTATCGCGAGGCGGTCGGGCCGGTCGGCCTGATTACCCCGTGGAACTTCCCCATCGCCATTCCCGCGTGGAAGGCCGCCCCCGCGCTTGCCTTCGGCAACACCGTGGTGATCGCGCCGTCGAACGAGACGCCCGCGGTGGCGCATATGCTTGCCGAGATTATCCACGAAGCCGGAGTGCCCGCTGGCGTGTTCAACATGGTGCTGGGCGGCGGCGATGCAGGGGCCGCGCTGGTGGAGCATGACGGAATTGTCGCGATCAGCTTTACCGGCAGCCAGGCGACCGGCGCCAAGGTGCTCGCCGGTGCTGCGGCCAAGCAGAAGCGCGTGCAGCTGGAAATGGGTGGCAAGAACCCGCTGGTGGTCTGCGCCGATGCCGATCTCGACAAGGCGGTCTCGATCGCCGCCGATGGCGGGTTCTTCCAGACCGGCCAGCGCTGCACCGCATCGAGCCGGGTGATCGTCGAGGATGCCATTCACGATGCTTTCGTCGAAAAGCTGGCCGCCAAGGCGCAATCGCTCAAGGTTGGCGGCGCGCTGGCCGAAGGCACGCAGGTCGGCCCCGCCAATTCGGCGCGGCAGCTCGAACAGAACTTCCGTTATGTCGGCATCGCCTGCGACGAAGGCGGGCGGCTGGTAGCGGGCGGCGAGCAGGCGCTTGCCGAGACCCAGGGCCATTTCATGCAGCCGACCGTGATCGCCGATACCGCGCCGGAGATGCGGATCAACAACGAGGAAGTGTTCGGCCCGGTCGTCTCGACCGTGCGGGTCAAGGATTATGACGAAGCGCTGGCAGTAGCCAATCGCGGCACCTTCGGGCTGTCGGCAGGGATCGTCACCACCAGCCTGTCGAAGGCGCGCGACTTCCGCAAGAACATCAAGGCGGGCATGGTGATGGTCAACCTGCCCACCGCGGGGGTCGATTACCACGTGCCCTTCGGCGGTACGCGCGGTTCCAGCTATGGCGGGCGCGAGCAGGGCTTTGCCGCTGTCGAATTCTACACACAGATAAAAACGGTTTATACGGGAGACTGA